The genomic stretch TACTTGGAAAATTGGGTCCCTTTTCGGATCTTATCTCCTCCATACACAGCATCATTAAACAACGGATGCCCCAAAAACTTCATATGTGCACGAATCTGATGGGTTCTCCCTGTTTCTAGATTACATTGAACCAGCGAAATATAGCGGAGCCGCCGAAGCACCTTCCAGTGGGTAATGGCATTTTTTCCCTGATCGCCATCAGGAAACACATCCATGACTTTCCTATCACGTGCACTACGTCCTACATGTGCATTAATGATCCCTGCATCTTCCTTAGGCTCCCCCCATACGAGGGCAAGGTATGTACGCTCTATGGAATGATCAAAAAACTGTCGGGCCAGCTGTGTCATGGCCAGTTCGGACTTCGCGATCACCAACAGGCCACTTGTATCTTTATCAATCCGATGGACCAACCCCGGCCTACCACTATTTCCTGGCATTTCGGGAAGCTGGTTAAAGTGATACACCAGCCCATTGACCAAAGTACCCGTCCAGTTTCCATGGGCAGGATGGACGACCATTCCCGCTGGTTTATTGACCACCAGCAAGTGGTCATCTTCATAGACAATATCCAAATCAATTTTTTCCGGCAGTACCTCAGTCTCCCGCGGCTCCATCTCCAAGACTACCGTGATCACATCACCAGGTTTGATCTTATAATTGGCTTTGGTCTGCGCATCATTGATCCTGACCTGCCCAGTATCAATGGCCTGCTGCACCTTGTTCCGGGTGACATTGGCCACCTTGTCTGTCAGGAACTTATCTACCCTGACAGCCGCTTGCCCCTTGTCCACCTCAATCCTCAAGTGTTCATATCCCAAAGCTGCTCCTTCTTGGCCACCATCTGATGTCTCCTCAGATTCAAACAATTCGTCGTCCA from Echinicola soli encodes the following:
- a CDS encoding RluA family pseudouridine synthase, with the protein product MNDEMDDELFESEETSDGGQEGAALGYEHLRIEVDKGQAAVRVDKFLTDKVANVTRNKVQQAIDTGQVRINDAQTKANYKIKPGDVITVVLEMEPRETEVLPEKIDLDIVYEDDHLLVVNKPAGMVVHPAHGNWTGTLVNGLVYHFNQLPEMPGNSGRPGLVHRIDKDTSGLLVIAKSELAMTQLARQFFDHSIERTYLALVWGEPKEDAGIINAHVGRSARDRKVMDVFPDGDQGKNAITHWKVLRRLRYISLVQCNLETGRTHQIRAHMKFLGHPLFNDAVYGGDKIRKGTQFSKYKAFVNNCFKLLPRQALHAKSLGFIHPVSNEFMQFDSGLPEDMQNVLGRWENYVNFDGEN